The region GGCCTGCTCACCGATAACACTGTCCATCATATTGCAGATTATATATACCGCATGTCTGCAGACGATTGGTTTATAAAAACTGATAATACTTCTACTGAATTTTACACTTTCAATGAAAATTACTAACTTTGCAGCCCTGAATGGCTCCGTAGTTCAGCTGAATAGAACGTCAGATTCCGGTTCTGAAGGTCGTGGGTTTGAATCCCGCCGGAGTCACAAAACAGTAATGAGTTTAGAGAGTGGGTATTGAGTAAAGATTCAATGCCCACTTTTTTGTTTTTAATGAGGCGGGATCACGAGCTGCTGGGCGATTGGGTTTTGAGGGAGTGAGCTAATCCCGCCGGAGTCACAAAAGCCTTTCTTTTTTTGTGCATATTAACGTGAAAGTCAGTTTATTAGGCGTGATCACGAGCAGGCAGAAGGGTTGGCGAAACGGAACCGGCCATTTCGATTCCCGCCGGCTATCCCACCAGCAACTCAATGGCCTTTGGTCCTTCATCATTCTTGTTTTGTGGTATTGCGGTAATTCTCTGAGTAGTTTTTCGGGGATGGATTGTGCGAAGAAGAGAACGGTTGCTACGATGCTCTCAACCGCCCGTTAACTCAGACCCATCCCGCCGGAGTCACAGGACAGTATAGAGTTAGAAGAGTGGGTGTTGAGTAAAATCAGTACTCGCTTTTTTTATTTTAGGAGGCGTGATCACGATCGGCTCCCTTAATTCATAGCTTTATCCATCAAATATAATTGTCAAGGTTACTAAAAACCAGCTTTTATTTCGCGAATTTTCGTTAAATGTGTAATTTTGTTCGTTGAGCAAAAGCGCATAAACAGTTTAGTCAACTAACTGATAAATCGGACCAGGGCAATGAAAATGTTTGCCCACTATTAGAGGTTGGCCAGCTGATAAATACAGATAATAATGAGAGTAAAAACGGATTTTTTAGTTATTGGTAGTGGCCTGGCTGGTTTGACCATGGCAATAAAAGCCTCGAAATTTGGAGAGGTTATACTTTTATCAAAGGGCACGCTTGATGATAATAACACAGTTTATGCGCAGGGTGGTATTGCAGCTGTTACCTCACCTGACGATAGTTTTGAGCAACATGTCAAAGATACCATGATTGCCGGTGCCGGCATGTCTGATGAGGATGTTGTGCGGAAAGTTGTGACCGCAGCACCACCATACATCAATGAGCTGGTTGAAATGGGTACTCATTTCGATAAGCTCAAAACGGGCGATTATGAACTGGCAAAAGAGGGCGGACACTCCAAAAACCGTATTTTACATCATAAAGACAATACTGGATACGAAATTCATCGTGCATTGGTGGAAGAGGTTAAGCAAAACCCTGCCATTACCCTTTATGAAGAGTATTTTGCTATCGACCTCATTACGCAACATCATATGGGGCAACTGGTAAAAAGACACCATGCAGATACGGAATGCTATGGAGCATACGTACTGGATATAAAACAGGGGAACGTGAAAACAATTTTGGCCAAAACTACTATGTTGGCCAGTGGTGGTGCAGGTAATTTATACATGAACACTACTAATCCGCTTTCTGCAACGGGCGATGGCATTGCCATGACTTATCGCGCCAAAGGTATTGTCGATAATATGGAATTTGTTCAGTTTCACCCCACATCATTATACAACCCCGGCGAAAGACCTGCTTTTTTGATCTCTGAAGCTGTGCGGGGCTTCGGCGGTATTTTACGTACGCTCGATGGCAAAGAGTTTATGCACAAATACGATGAACGTGGTTGTTTGGCGCCACGAGATATTGTAGCGCGAGCCATCGACAATGAAATAAAAACCAGTGGTGATGATCATGTTTGGCTCGATTGCTCGCATCTCGATTCGAAAAGTCTGGTGGAGCATTTTCCAAATATTCATAAAAAGTGCTTAAGCCTCAATATCGATATCACCAAAGATCCAATTCCGGTGACACCTGCAGCACATTATATTTGCGGTGGGGTGAAGGTTGATTTAAATGGAAGAACGTCGATAAAGAATCTTTATGCTGCGGGCGAAACATCTAATACCGGGCTGCATGGCGCTAATCGACTGGCATCAAACAGCTTGCTTGAGGGTCTGGTGTATGCCCACTGGGCTGTTGATCATGCTGCCAAAAATATAGGTAATATAGAATTTAAGGAGGGAATTCCTGACTGGAACGATGAGGGAACTTCGCATCCTGAAGAAATGGTACTCATTACTCAAAGTTTAAAGGAGGTGCAGCAAATAATGAGTGTTTATGTGGGAATTGTGCGAAGTGAAGTAAGATTGCAGCGTGCCTATGATCGTTTGTGGACCATTTACAACGAAACTGAGTCGCTCTATAAACAAACCACCATTTCGAAGCCTTTGTGCGAATTGCGGAATATTATTAATGTAGCATATTTGGTTATAAAGCATGCATATTCACGTAAGAAAAGCGTAGGTCTGCATTATATCAACTAATTTTCAAGGTTATTTGCTTTTGCGATTAGCCGGCAAATTGACTTCTAATCTTTATTCTTCTCATTTTCGGCCTTAATATGCGCTTCAATTTTTGTCTTTAAGCTTTCGATGCGTGCTAGGGCAGCCTTGATAACTTCTTTTTGTTTTTCGTCTTTTTCTGCCTTAAGACTAGCCTGCAACTCCTCTTTTCTTGCATCAAGTTTTTTGAGGTTGTTTTTCTTTTTTTCTAT is a window of Salinivirga cyanobacteriivorans DNA encoding:
- the nadB gene encoding L-aspartate oxidase, giving the protein MRVKTDFLVIGSGLAGLTMAIKASKFGEVILLSKGTLDDNNTVYAQGGIAAVTSPDDSFEQHVKDTMIAGAGMSDEDVVRKVVTAAPPYINELVEMGTHFDKLKTGDYELAKEGGHSKNRILHHKDNTGYEIHRALVEEVKQNPAITLYEEYFAIDLITQHHMGQLVKRHHADTECYGAYVLDIKQGNVKTILAKTTMLASGGAGNLYMNTTNPLSATGDGIAMTYRAKGIVDNMEFVQFHPTSLYNPGERPAFLISEAVRGFGGILRTLDGKEFMHKYDERGCLAPRDIVARAIDNEIKTSGDDHVWLDCSHLDSKSLVEHFPNIHKKCLSLNIDITKDPIPVTPAAHYICGGVKVDLNGRTSIKNLYAAGETSNTGLHGANRLASNSLLEGLVYAHWAVDHAAKNIGNIEFKEGIPDWNDEGTSHPEEMVLITQSLKEVQQIMSVYVGIVRSEVRLQRAYDRLWTIYNETESLYKQTTISKPLCELRNIINVAYLVIKHAYSRKKSVGLHYIN